The sequence below is a genomic window from Coffea arabica cultivar ET-39 chromosome 8e, Coffea Arabica ET-39 HiFi, whole genome shotgun sequence.
CGTTCAAATTAACTTTGTCTTCCTCATATTATCTAGTCGTGATAAATAATAATTCTGATCTATAACCTACTGGAGATACTTTAGCAGTTTGCAGTTGAACTGTATCCTATGGTTCAGTGAGTTTGTCTGCTCACCGAATGTGCCATAAATAGTATGTGTTGCTTAACAGCTGTGTCAAATGTCTATGTTAGccctttatttttcatgttcatgCAATGTTTCTGTGGTGTTAAAATTTAGCGGCCTAAAATATATAATAAGGAGCAGTCTCTGTTTCTACGTGTGGTTGtcagttaatttttttttctttttttctgcaGAAAGTTTATATGTACTTCCGAGGGCACAAGTGATCTATGACATTGGATTAGTTTCTTGTGTTCGAGGTCCCTTGGTAGATGTTTCATCCGTCAGTTCTTACCAGCACTCATTTAGAGGTGGTTAATTGAGTTGTGAGATGTGATGATCGGTCTGAGCGAcgttcttttgctttttttttatctGTTGAGCTCATAGTTGATTTTCTGCCATAGTTGAAGATGATCTTGTAATTTTTCATATTGACAATCCCCTACAGGTGAGTATACGCATTCTATCCTACAGTGATTTAATAGTGACTGCTGTTATGGCTTTGCATTGCAGATGATACTGCGATGTGCAATGCTTCTGAGCCAGTTATTGACACTACACGTGCGCGCGCGCACACACAACGCAggctccctctctttctctatatatatatatatgtatatatatatcacaaATGTGTTGTCGTGATGAGAGAGAGCCCTTGCATACTGCACATATCATTTGGATTGTTACCATGAACACGAAAAATAGGTCTACTTCTTTTCTCTACTTTGGAGTTGTAAGAGGaggaaggagaaaaagaaaaatttcgaATGAAGAGCTTTTTCTCCCCAAGCGCCGGGGGGGGGTGTTGAAATGGCGATAGGACGGTAAAGCCATTAACTGGAACCGGTGTGGAATGAATGCCAAGccatttctttaaaaaaataccACTGCCAGTATAATGAGACAAAGGTTAATGCTAACATATAATGAACTCCGAGGCACGGGTCCGGCTCTTTTGTCTTGCAATACGAGTTTTAAATCCTTTTGAAATAGGGATTAAGTAGTCCAAcaatgaaagaaaaatctcatGGAAAGTGTTCCCCTTCCCTTCCTATTGCTAGTATTCCAGAGACCACGCACAACAAAGTAACTCAACATTGATTTGTAGTAATACTCCAACCGCTAGTCCTACTTTTTAGCTTCCAACCGTGAAATAGAAAATCAAGGGAAACCCTCAGAaaaaaatgttcaatttttcaTTGGATTAATCCTTTCTATACTATCAGATGGTTATGTaacatttgaatttgaaattcaagttttaCATATATCATGAATTTAATAGTAGTGAAATCTATGCTATCAATgtgtataaaatttactcttttttaTTCGGGATTTTGTTCTTGCTATACATTTGTGAAAAGAAATTAGAGGGTGCTAATGCGCACTGAACTAGCGTCCAGAGTTCAACAAATACATTTGGTTGCTTGACGGTATCCATTTGGCCTCCAATCCACACTTTCTTCCCCCCTCATCTTCAACATACCATCACCTTGATGCCACGTGGTAGAGGAAATATCCAAATTGAATAAATGACCACCATACTTCTCCATGCCCATATTTATCACAAATACTTCTATCTCCTCATCATCATCTATCAACGCATCAACATTCCACGTCCTGGATCTACGCTATGAGCAAGGGATAAATCAGAAAATGTGTACCCTTCACTTGGAACAGGTACAAAATGCAGTTACATTAACATCCCTAGAACACTTTCAAAACCCATTTATGTCCCCTCCATTTTGACCTCAATATCCCAAGGGGTAGTCACACAAACCCATAAAACACTAGCCACATCAGCAGCCATCCCTCATCAAAACCGAACTctttcctatccaaacaaaacaaaacggCCATCTGCGTCCTCCAACCATGGCCTCTTCTTTCATTGTGTGTCTCGAACCTTTTTTTTATCGTTTCTTAACAAAGGGTACCAAACCAACTAAAAtgttcacttcatatacaaccGCATAATATTAACACCTTGCTCTCTCCCAAAATTCTCTGagtaaagagagagagagagagagggggccaagaagaagaaggaaaagaaaaaaaatggctgTTTCAACAGTCTATACAATTCAACCCCTCAACTCTTCATGCTCAATCTCCACACCAACAAAATCCCACTTGGGATTTAGCCAAAAACAGCAAGTCTTATTCTTCAGCAAGAGAATAAAcaccagcagcagcagcaatagCAGGAGAAGCAGCAGTGAGATAGCGTGCTCAGCTGAGAAAACAGTTGTTATAGGCTTAGCAGCAGACTCAGGATGTGGGAAGAGTACTTTCATGAGAAGATTAACAAGCGTTTTTGGAGGTGCGGCTGAGCCACCAAGGGGCGGCAACCCTGATTCCAACACACTCATCAGTGACACGACCACCGTCATATGCTTAGATGATTACCATTCTCTTGATAGAActggaaggaaagaaaagggtgTCACTGCACTTGACCCCAGAGCCAATAACTTTGATCTTATGTATGAACAAGTTAAGGCCATTAAAGATGGTGTTGCTGTTGATAAGCCTATTTATAACCATGTTACTGGTCTTCTTGACCCTCCTGAGCTCATCAAGCCTCCCAAGATCCTTGTCATTGAAGGATTACATCCAATGTAAGTTttcatcatattttttttttccttcttctgaTTAACAGAATGAGTACTGAATTCTGTCTATAACTTCAGTCACTCGAACTTGGAACTTATAGATAACAAGTTAAGCAACTTATCATTTAAGCTGCACTTCATGCACATTACAAGCAATgttatcattttttctttttgttttcatttagcCCATCATTTTTTTCTCTATGGGGCTTGAGTGTACAATTGTACAAAGAAATAGAGCAGCACAAtccactgtttttttttttcaaaaaaaaaagtgaaaaaaaagagaaaaccaaatagatttttttcttttttctttttttggccgAAAGTTAGTTTTGGTACGTTGGAATAAgataaaattggaaaattaGTGATCAGTGAGCATGTGATGGTTTAATGCGATAACGCTATCTTCAGCTAAGGATGTTAATTCCATTGTATGGTCGAGGAAGTTAGATAGTTTCatcgttttcttttcttgttgggCCCATATCCTTTAGTGGGGGCCCGTACAGATTATACAGTCACGTATactatttattttctattgTTTTATAAAcattctactttttctttttcaagaatTTAAATATTCTTTAGTatcttttttaaatatttttatcctattttattcttttttaaaCTACTATTACATtaggaatttgaatttttttaatatatacaGTGATGACGTATACACGATTGAATATACGatacatatgcaaaatttgagtttcaaattcaaattcgaattatATATCGTGCATGGTGaaagtgtatatactgtcaatgtatataaaattaatcctTCTAAGTCATAATATCTCAACTTTACAACTAGTGACATTCTCCTACTTGCATCCTagtaaattttcaattttcagaaGATAATTTTATGCAAATAAAATTGGCTGTTTGCAAGTGGCCAGAGAACATAACCCATGATTTTAACAACTTAGTGGTGGcataggaatttttttttttttttttttttgttcagaCAGCATAAGACAATTGAAATTGACTTGAAGATACTTGGATGAAGGAGATTATTAAACTTTTCAGAAATTTCAATTAATGGTCAAAAAATCCAAAACAGTTGTTTCAGTATCCAGATTCTGACCTTGATGTAAAACATAGGTATGATCAGCGTGTAAGAGACATATTGGATTTCAGTATCTACCTGGATATTAGTAACGAGGTCAAATTTGCATGGAAAATCCAggtaaataactttttttttcttctgatgTTTCAATAATGGTATATATATACTTCCAATTGTCTCCTTTGATCTGATCATATTCTATGACAAATGCAGAGGGACATGGCCGAGAGAGGACACAGCCTTGAAAGTATTAAGGCCAGTATTGAAGCCCGGAAGCCAGATTTTGATGCCTACATTGGTAAGTTTCTTATTTTCTCCTTTATCATCAGCTCATAATACTACCTCATTTGCTAGTATTACTTTTACCTCTTCGGCAACAAAATGCTAGTTCATCCAAGCAATAGATATAAAAAAAAGTCTTCTTGGTTTTGTGATTATGAACTCCCTGAAGTTTGGAAACCTATAATTGAATTCCTAATTTCTCATTAGATTAAATAGTCAAACTATTTATTTGAAGTAATGACGAGATTATCAAATTGCCTCTAAAACAAAGTTAATGTGAAAATAAATCTGGggtcaaaataaaaattatatctttTTTCCCTCTTCTTCAAGCTTTCTACAACATAAAGTTTCAAGACTTGGTTTGACAAATGCTTACCTAAACTGTGCCATAGTCAAACAGATGTTATGTTAGAAACTCAAAGGCTATACTTACACAGAATTGAATTATGATATGTGTTATGTTGTGGTGGATCAGACCCACAGAAGCAGTATGCTGATGTTGTCATTGAAGTTTTGCCAACACAACTCATTCCTGATGATAATGAGGGGAAGGTTTTGAGAGTAAAGTTGATACAAAAAGAAGGGGTGAATCATTTCAGCCCAGTTTACCTGTTTGATGAAGGCTCTACAATTTCTTGGATTCCATGTGGGAGGAAGTTAACATGCTCTTACCCTGGCATCAAGTTTGCCTATGGTCCTGATACTTACTTTGGCAATGAGGTACACTAAATCCATTTCCCATAATCAACTTAAACTAGATTCATGAGTTCAATGTTGATTCTTGGATGAAGAAAGTTGCAGGCATATTTAAACAGCAGGTCACATGCTAGATTAGAGTCACATTAGCTATTTAAGGTTAAAGACCCTATTTTTGGTTAAGAACTAGGTTTTCCTGATAATCAGAGTAATTAAAGATGAAAGTTTAGCAATTGGATTATCAAAATGAAAGTTCAGGGTGCAAAGTGACAAACGAGTAATATGGCGATAGTGGAAACTCGAATTAGTGCTTGAGATTAAAAGAAGTTTCTATGCAGCAGATGCTTTCTAGGAGGAGATTAGAAAACGGAATTTTGTGGATAACCATTTCCTTGCTCATCAATCTGCTATTGTTTCTGACAGGTTTCTGTAGCGGAAATGGATGGCCAATTTGACAGACTGGATGAGCTGATTTATGTAGAAAGCCACCTGAGCAACATCTCCAGCAAGTTCTATGGTGAAGTCACTCAACAGATGTTGAAACATGCCGACTTCCCTGGCAGCAGTAACGGAACAGGGCTCTTCCAGACCATAGTGGGGTTGAAGATCAGAGATCTCTACGAGCAAATTGTTGCTTGCAGGGTTGAAGCATTGCAAACAGCAAAGGCCTAAAAACTTCCTAGATGCATGGAAACCCTTGTTCTTCGCAACTTTTTCGCTAATTTTCCCATCAGTTTTCCTCCGCTCCATGTATCAGTCGACATTAAATGATAAACTCTCCAAACGTGTGTGTTTGAAGCACAAATCTGTGAGACTTGTACcataaagaaacaaaagaagaaatgaaatggAAAAGATAAAGGCAACTGCAGCCTTTGGCAGATTGCAATTATATTTCGTTAAATGCGAAAACTTCTACTGTAATACAACCCTATTGGTTTAGTGATTAAGTTTACAAAGTTCATCAACAGCATGTAAGTTTTTGTGAAGTCATAAATCAGTTTCTGATGTTCATCAGCGTTTTATTTGGTTAATGATATTTTACACTTTTTAACTCCACTCGGCCGTAAGAGAGGAAGTAAAATGATGACAGCAACCTGTCTACTAAACACTACAAAGGAAAATTTAGAAAGTAATAAGCTCCAAAAGAGACCAACATAAAAGGGACATCTAGCAGATCATGACTAGCGCAAAGAACAAACAGAACTAAAGGGCAATATTCGAACATTGACACAACCAAAGCATGGCTGTCAATTGCCATGTACCTAGGATACTTAGAGCTGAAAGAGCATCTAGAAAGAAAACTTGCCGCTATACAAAGAAGGTGATGCATGATTGGTAGTCAAAACAGTTGCATCTTTTTACTTGATTGTAACAAACTTGTTTGTTCCATGTTTAGCCCAGTGGTTCTTCAAATCGATTGGTTGTGAAAGATCGCGACCCTCGGTTGCAAATCTACAAAGAAGTTTTGTGTATGCTCCATGGCTCATTTTCCTTCCAGGCACACGAGCACCTGGCCTTGAAGGACTCATTGGCAGAGGATACTGACATAAGTTTGTATTGCAGCAGGAAGACTGCCAGCTTCCAGATCCCCATTTGTAGCATGCTCTAGCAACTCCAGTACAAGAGCAAAATGGCTGTGGCACCCGTGAAAAGTCAAACTTGGCTTCATCATATACCAAATCTGGATTCTTCCTTTCAATGTTTACTCCAATCTTAGGCGGTCTCTTAGTCTTCTTAGTAGTTGAAGGCTTCTTTTTTGGCTGTTTGGGCCTTGACTTATTGGAAGGACACGCATCATTGGACGGAGGCCAGTCTTTCTTGATCTTGACAGGCTTTGTTACAAATCTGTTTTTTGTTGGTCCATGTAAAGGTGGAACAGATCGAATAGGCACTGCAGCAATGCCAGCCTTTGAGTCCATTTGAGTAGCTTGAGAAGGATGAAAAGCAAATCCGCTAGAGGAAAAGGAAGCCCCTGGATATGCCCCTGGAAATTGTGGAAATGGTGGCTCTGTGTGATTAACTTCAGATGCCATAGAGCATCTCTTGGAAAAGGCAACCATGTGTGTTTTGGTAGAACCCCACAGCTTTGATGTGCAAACTCTCACAGAATTCTGAGTAGTTATTTTCCCATCTACTGTTGGTACAGAACACTGGCCCCTTTGTGAATGGAAGTTCTATACATCAAAACTGATATGAAGCATCAACATCTAAATCCATTAGCATTGCACAGCAAGATGAAGTACCTTAATATCGGACCAAAAACAACATGTAACAAAGTGAAATGATAAGAGGACATAATATTCAAGTTGGTCCGAAGATAACGAGTAACAAAGCTTCAAATTTGCATCATCTTCCCAAATTTTCGATTCAATAAACAATACCAGATTGCTTCATATTCAGTATTATCATCATGCCAGTAGGTCGGAAATTATAACATCCCTCAGCATCTAAAATCATTGCCACATGATAATTGAGTTGATATGGAGCATTTATATTAGCTACCTATAATTCCAGATCACAAGTGTGCTAAGAAGATCTATAAGACCCAACTATCAACTTAACTAGTAAAAACATGATAGAGTACAATTGGCAACACAATCAGAAAGCATTCAGCAAGAAAGATCAGATTTACAAATAATGTTACTGGAAACCACTTTTTGAAACTACAGATTTCATATGTTGCAGAACTTAATAGATATTGTCAATGCTGAACTTGCATGGGATTCAGATGCTAGAAAATACACCGAGAAATAAAATCAACCTTAACAAACCTCATTACTGAATTAGCTGCAAAAGTTTATCTTTTTCTACTATTTTCTCATATACATCCCTGTTGCATGCATCATTAGTTCTCAGTTTTCTTCCAGAGTTGTACtagtatattatttttttttttgggggtaaaCTTAAGCAGTTGAAATTGGGAAATGGGTTACCATCTAAGCTTAATGCAACTTAAATCAGTCTTACTGGTCATCATTCCtaagtttctttcttctttctttttttaaaggtgccattttttacaaaaaagacTTAACTAGAGTAAAAAaggggaacaaaaaaaaaaaaagagttcaagTTCATCCATattgctttcttttttcttcatttcaatAGTTCAAAGCATCTGCACAGAAGAAACAAGATGATAATTATGAAAAACAACTGCATCAAATCAATGCAGTGTTATTTTGTAAATGCataacaaataaagaaaactcCAGACTTTCACAAGATAATCCCATAGCTCCTATTAGACTAGTCATAACCATTAAAAGCATTCAGGGTAAAAAAACGCAGTAACCCCAAATTTTATGGATGCAAGAACAAAATTATGAACCATATTCTTGGGTGAAAAGTAGAACTTACACATGCAGAAAACTGAGCAATTTGATTAGCATGTGTGACTGACTCACACCCTTCTTTTGTCAACTATTTTCCACATCAGGGAGGAAGAATGGACGAATTTTTCGGTATATTTCTGAGTAGTTATAATCTCAAAAGGAACTCTTTTTGGTATCAGTCATTTAAGTGTCCCAAATCTCAATGCTGCTGTCCTCAAAGTGGGGTGACATGCACAGTGCTGTTAAAAGGGTAGAGAAAATTGTACAAATGTTTGGTCCCGGAATTTTTTACTCTGTTTTATTCTAGTACTTAATATTTCTAAAAGTTCTATATAGAACCCtgaagttttatttttctgataCCACAAGCAGATAAACACCTGCTTGTcaacaaaacaaatgaaaatataGAATATTATATTTCTTTACTAAAACAAAGGTGAATTGGCCTTTCATATCATAATATATTCATGTAAGTTGGTTTAACGCTTAAGATTTTTGTTTACTTCTAgtattattgtttttatttggatttgcaagtgaattgttttttttttcttatacgAGTCATTACTTATTAAAGAACCTAACATACTAAagtttatataataaaattataacaATGCTACGTCaatttaaaatattcaattAGATCGATGAAGAATTGAATAAGTATTAAAGATTATAGTATAAGTTCTTTTGTTTAGAGATATACATCTATTTAACATCTAATATCGGTGATCCATGATCATAGAAAAATTTCAATAGACGTATAATTCTTAGaacattttgtttttttttttactctactAAATTATCAATGTGCCCTCAATGGCTAAAGTAAATTATACATTTAAGGTATTGAAATGGAtagaaattctttttttttttaatataaatgaGAGGTTTCGAATTCGAAATCTATCACTTTGTACTTCCTCTTCTGCCGCAGAACCCAACACTCCTGAGTAGAAATTCTATAGTATTATATGCCAACAAGTAATTTAATAACAATTTTCAGTGGCAAAACAATGGACTATAGGCACAAATTCAACCGTTTAGAGAATATTTTTTGTATTCTATATAACAAAAAAAGAGGGTGTTTTAATGGGTTTCGGAGCATTATATGATTCTTTACAttctcttattttatttattgattGTTTATGTCGCTAATTGTTAAACTTATGATGcaaatattattattacataCCATAAAACAAGAATAACTCCAATCCTTTTGCTCTCCGACCAAAATATTTTCTGGGCTCCCGCACTATCTGATATATCAAGTAGTATGTACTACCAAATTTCCGACTAAAACGCCTCCACTTGTGATTCATGGCAGATGCACCGTGTGATAAATCAAATATGCGCTGCCACATTTGCAGCTAAATCATCCTTAGTTGCAGTTCTTGGCAGATGTCACATGACAAATTATGCTAACTCATCTACTCAATTTAGCTAGTACTGTATTAAGCCAATGCAGCAGAAATGTGCCCTTTAGAACTTATGTTGAAGAAAAAGCAGATAGGATTATGGATTTCCATTAAAACATTGCCAAATTTTTAGCCAGTCTTCAGAATTTTCTAATTGTCTCAAGGTGATAAGCAGATCATGTATAGCAATGCCCTGCTCACATATTCCACTAGCAGCTGGATGTTTTAGCCAACTACTGCTAACAAGCTTTGTCTGACTGCTGGAATGGAGCAAAATAGAGAACCAAATATGCCAGTAAGTCCATATGCAATGGCACAAAATGGAAGAGCCTCAGGTTCCTTTGCTGACAATGCTGCTGTTCCCAAGCCATGCGCACTGTTCATAGTATgataaaggaaaaagagaagaaagaaaggctCAATGAGTTCTCAATTACGATTAGTTGATAAAGGAGATTTTGGATGTGGCAACTGGAACTATGCACATAAAAACTGTCACATTGGTGCTCCTGGCAAGTAAGGTGATCTGCTTAAGTTTTGAATCAGGACAAGGGCAAACTGCAAGTACATTTAGCAACCGGAATTGAGACAAAGTTTACATGTCCACGGAACATAACTGACTTCAGATCAGTTTCTAATCAGTATGGCTATTTGCAGTTAGACAGAAATCCAGTTATATACCATCCAAAACTTCATTAActatttcttattttaatcataTTAAGCCTTGAAAAGATTGCCTGAGATTCACAAAATCAAATTGTGCTCCAAGAAGTGCTAAGTTTATCAAGAGAAATTCCAGATAAACATATTTT
It includes:
- the LOC113703721 gene encoding protein BASIC PENTACYSTEINE7, coding for MVAFSKRCSMASEVNHTEPPFPQFPGAYPGASFSSSGFAFHPSQATQMDSKAGIAAVPIRSVPPLHGPTKNRFVTKPVKIKKDWPPSNDACPSNKSRPKQPKKKPSTTKKTKRPPKIGVNIERKNPDLVYDEAKFDFSRVPQPFCSCTGVARACYKWGSGSWQSSCCNTNLCQYPLPMSPSRPGARVPGRKMSHGAYTKLLCRFATEGRDLSQPIDLKNHWAKHGTNKFVTIK
- the LOC113703720 gene encoding phosphoribulokinase, chloroplastic-like, whose amino-acid sequence is MAVSTVYTIQPLNSSCSISTPTKSHLGFSQKQQVLFFSKRINTSSSSNSRRSSSEIACSAEKTVVIGLAADSGCGKSTFMRRLTSVFGGAAEPPRGGNPDSNTLISDTTTVICLDDYHSLDRTGRKEKGVTALDPRANNFDLMYEQVKAIKDGVAVDKPIYNHVTGLLDPPELIKPPKILVIEGLHPMYDQRVRDILDFSIYLDISNEVKFAWKIQRDMAERGHSLESIKASIEARKPDFDAYIDPQKQYADVVIEVLPTQLIPDDNEGKVLRVKLIQKEGVNHFSPVYLFDEGSTISWIPCGRKLTCSYPGIKFAYGPDTYFGNEVSVAEMDGQFDRLDELIYVESHLSNISSKFYGEVTQQMLKHADFPGSSNGTGLFQTIVGLKIRDLYEQIVACRVEALQTAKA